A window from Littorina saxatilis isolate snail1 linkage group LG9, US_GU_Lsax_2.0, whole genome shotgun sequence encodes these proteins:
- the LOC138976514 gene encoding ribosome maturation protein SBDS-like: MSRVNKQPTNQKRLTNVAIVRLKKGGKRFEIACYPNKVTSWREKVETDIDEVLQTPAVFMNVSKGEFAKQEELTKIFGTGDQKDICLQILAKGELQVTQKEREAQLESTFRDIATIVADKCVNPDTNRPYPVTMIEKAMKDLHFSVKPNKNSKQQALDAIKQLTESEGLKIQRAFMRLRVVAPAREGKKVREKVKKLATKVEEDSFDDHLEMVVLVDPGCYREMDELVQTDTRGKGKIEVLSLKDVLEGEETLE, translated from the exons ATGTCAAGagtaaacaaacaaccaactaATCAGAAACGGCTGACGAATGTGGCAATAGTGCGACTGAAAAAAGGAGGCAAGAGGTTTGAGATAGCATGTTATCCAAACAAGGTAACTTCATGGAGAGAAAAAGT GGAGACGGACATTGATGAAGTTCTGCAGACACCGGCTGTTTTCATGAACGTGTCAAAAGGAGAATTTGCCAAACAAGAAGAGCTGACAAAGATTTTTGGAACGGGTGACCAGAAGGACATTTGCTTGCAG aTTCTTGCCAAAGGGGAGCTACAAGTgactcagaaagagagagaggcacaacTGGAGTCCACGTTTCGAGACATCGCAACGATAGTGGCGGACAAATGCGTCAATCCCGACACCAACCGACCGTACCCTGTCACCATGATTGAGAAAGCCATGAAAGATCTCCACTTTTCTGTCAAACCCAACAAAAACAGTAAACAACAG gCTCTTGATGCCATCAAGCAGCTAACGGAGAGCGAAGGCCTGAAAATTCAGAGAGCCTTCATGAGGTTGAGAGTGGTAGCTCCCG CGCGTGAAGGAAAAAAGGTGCGAGAAAAGGTGAAGAAACTTGCCACCAAAGTTGAGGAAGACTCCTTTGATGACCACTTGGAAATG GTGGTGTTGGTGGACCCAGGCTGCTACAGAGAGATGGATGAGCTGGTCCAGACGGATACGCGTGGCAAGGGCAAGATCGAAGTCCTCAGCCTCAAGGACGTCCTCGAAGGGGAGGAGACGCTTGAGTGA
- the LOC138976513 gene encoding peroxisome assembly protein 12-like, protein MAEHAAHLTSATDVDRPSVFEVVAQDSLMMTVRPAGKHAVRVLAETRPEQFGWLLRWYDEIYLFFDFIIQHHYLGQYSASFAENFYDLKRVPSGAGSTDPLSSKLKWRSLLFLVFVPYLKQKLDQMFEDLKYKEDTLPRSANAAMKVKIARAYLAFYPYVHMSWEGTSFMHMLAYTFNRNSWHSLPLRLSGTELRHRSESDDDRDAEMAWSDTESESWMNNLSGRALHGAGTALSSGLSVGVFFLQFLDWWYNSDASAPVLTALPTPTPPQRDSSETSAPHTCPVCGRLRTNETALSVSGYVFCFPCIHEYVRKHSCCPVTGYPAKMEHLIKIYQPDS, encoded by the exons ATGGCAGAACATGCTGCGCACCTGACATCGGCGACAGACGTTGACCGGCCGAGCGTGTTTGAGGTGGTGGCACAAGACAGTCTCATGATGACAGTCAGACCTGCAGGAAAACATGCTGTCAGG GTTCTTGCTGAGACTCGGCCCGAGCAGTTTGGTTGGCTGTTACGGTGGTATGATGAAATATACCTCTTCTTTGACTTCATCATACAACATCATTACCTGGGCCAATACA gTGCATCATTTGCTGAGAACTTCTATGACTTAAAACGGGTGCCATCCGGAGCAGGCTCAACAGATCCACTAAGCAGTAAACTGAAGTGGAGATCATTACTGTTTCTT GTTTTTGTGCCATATCTGAAACAAAAGCTGGACCAAATGTTTGAAGACCTTAAATACAAGGAGGACACTTTACCAAGAAGT GCTAATGCGGCAATGAAAGTGAAAATTGCAAGAGCATACCTGGCATTTTATCCATACGTTCACATGTCGTGGGAAGGGACATCATTCATGCACATGCTTGCCTACACCTTCAATCGCAACAGCTGGCATTCCCTCCCCTTGCGATTATCGGGGACAGAACTGCGACATAGGAGCGAGAGTGACGATGACAGAGATGCTGAGATGGCCTGGAGTGACacaga ATCAGAGAGTTGGATGAACAATTTGTCTGGCCGAGCCCTGCATGGTGCGGGCACAGCGCTCTCGTCTGGTCTGTCAGTGGGCGTCTTCTTCCTGCAGTTCCTGGACTGGTGGTACAACAGTGATGCCAGCGCTCCTGTTCTCACCGCTCTGCCCACTCCCACCCCTCCACAG AGAGATTCATCAGAGACCTCTGCTCCACACACTTGCCCCGTCTGCGGAAGATTACGGACAAATGAAACGGCACTTTCTGTGTCAGG GTATGTCTTCTGCTTTCCCTGCATACACGAATACGTCAGAAAACACAGCTGTTGTCCCGTCACAGGCTACCCAGCAAAGATGGAACATCTCATCAAAATTTACCAGCCAGATTCCTAG
- the LOC138976512 gene encoding AP-1 complex subunit beta-1-like isoform X2 yields the protein MTDSKYFTTTKKGEIFELKAELNSDKKEKKKEAVKKVIASMTVGKDVSALFTDVVNCMQTENLELKKLVYLYLMNYAKSQSDTAIISVNTFVKDCEDSNPLIRALAVRTMGCIRVDKITEYLCEPLRKCLKDEDPYVRKTAAVCVAKMHDINAQLVEDQGFLDLLKDLLSDSNPMVVANAVAAISEILETSPTAQQSLEMNIGTINKLLTALNECSEWGQVFILDAISNYNPKDDKEAQSICERVTPRLAHANAAVVLSAVKVIMKLMEMLDPHSDYITMLVKKLSPPLVTLLSAEPEIQYVALRNINLIVQKRSDILKAEMKVFFVKYNDPIYVKLEKLDIMIRLTNQGNIAQVLAELKEYATEVDVDFVRKSVRAIGRCAIKVEQAAERCVSTLLDLIQTKVNYVVQEAIVVIKDIFRKYPNKYESIIATLCENLDTLDEPEARASMIWIIGEYAERIDNADELLESFLEGFQDENTQVQLQLLTAIVKLFLKRPTDTQELVQQVLSLATQDSDNPDLRDRGYIYWRLLSTDPAAAKEVVLAEKPLISEETDLLEPTLLDELICHISSLASVYHKPPNAFVEGKASLRRSLPPRSQSDSMDAQPASSLESPTSNVSSAPQATVIPGADSLIGDLLDMDLGGPTPFQQQQMYQQMPQQSQPQQSGVVDFLGGEGLDSLLGGGGGMDSLGGLGDIFGAASSNSYVPPAEVWLPASKGKGLEINGTFARKNGQIFMELTFTNKAMQPMVGFAIQFNRNSFGLTPASPLQVQSPLIPNSSASASLQLNTSGQIQKMDPLLMVQVAVKNSIDVFYFSSMIPQHVLFTEDGEMDKKEFLASWKEIPTTNEVQYVITDVQHNADTVSQKLRNNNIFTIAKRNVEGQDMLYQSLKLTNGIKVLAELKIAPGNPNFTLSMKCRVLDIYTGIQTAYDTILHN from the exons ATGACGGACTCCAAATATTTTACCACCACCAAGAAAG gTGAAATATTTGAGCTGAAAGCTGAGCTGAACAGTgacaagaaggagaagaagaaggaggcagtgaagaAGGTCATTGCTAGCATGACAGTTGGCAAAGATGTCAG TGCCCTGTTTACTGATGTGGTCAACTGCATGCAAACTGAAAACCTGGAGCTGAAAAAACTGGTGTACCTCTACCTGATGAACTATGCCAAGTCCCAGTCTGACACTGCCATCATCTCTGTCAACACCTTTGTCAAG GACTGTGAGGATTCGAACCCTCTGATCCGTGCACTAGCTGTGCGCACCATGGGCTGTATCCGGGTGGACAAGATCACGGAGTACCTGTGCGAACCTCTGCGCAAGTGCCTGAAGGACGAGGACCCGTACGTGCGAAAGACAGCGGCCGTGTGCGTGGCTAAGATGCACGACATCAACGCTCAGCTGGTAGAGGATCAGGGTTTCCTGGATCTCTTGAAGGACCTGCTGTCGGATTCAAACCCCATG GTTGTTGCCAATGCTGTGGCAGCCATCTCTGAGATCCTGGAGACATCTCCCACAGCTCAGCAGAGTCTGGAGATGAACATCGGCACCATCAACAAGCTGCTGACTGCTCTCAACGAGTGTTCAGA GTGGGGTCAGGTATTCATCCTGGATGCCATCTCCAACTACAACCCCAAGGATGACAAGGAGGCACAGAG TATCTGTGAGAGAGTGACGCCTCGTCTGGCCCACGCCAACGCTGCTGTTGTGCTGTCGGCCGTCAAG GTGATCATGAAGCTGATGGAGATGCTGGACCCTCACAGCGACTACATCACCATGCTGGTCAAGAAACTGTCACCGCCCCTCGTCACTCTGCTCTCCGCTGAACCCGAGATCCAGTATGTGGCACTGCGCAACATCAACCTCATTGTGCAGAAAAG GTCTGACATTCTGAAGGCGGAGATGAAGGTGTTCTTTGTGAAGTACAACGACCCCATCTACGTGAAGCTGGAGAAACTGGACATCATGATTCGTCTGACCAACCAGGGCAACATTGCTCAGGTCCTGGCCGAACTGAAAGA GTACGCCACAGAGGTGGACGTTGACTTTGTGCGCAAGTCGGTGCGAGCCATCGGTCGCTGTGCCATTAAGGTGGAACAGGCAGCCGAGCGCTGTGTCAGTACACTGCTCGACCTTATCCAGACCAAGGTCAACTACGTCGTGCAGGAGGCCATCGTCGTCATCAAG GACATTTTCCGCAAGTACCCCAACAAGTATGAGAGCATCATCGCCACACTGTGTGAAAACCTTGACACACTGGATGAGCCTGAAGCAAG AGCTTCAATGATCTGGATCATCGGAGAATATGCTGAGCGTATCGACAATGCCGATGAACTGCTGGAGAGTTTTCTGGAGGGCTTTCAGGATGAGAACACGCAG GTGCAACTGCAGCTGCTGACAGCCATTGTCAAGCTGTTCCTGAAGCGCCCCACAGACACCCAGGAGCTGGTGCAGCAGGTGCTCTCACTGGCAACACAG GACAGCGACAACCCTGACCTTCGCGACCGCGGCTACATCTACTGGCGTCTGCTGTCCACCGACCCTGCCGCTGCCAAGGAGGTGGTGCTGGCCGAAAAGCCGCTCATCTCGGAAGAAACGGACCTCCTGGAACCCACACTGCTGGACGAGTTGATCTGCCACATCTCCAGCCTGGCGTCGGTCTACCACAAACCTCCCAACGCTTTTGTGGAGGGCAAGGCCTCCCTGCGCCGCTCCCTGCCGCCCAGATCGCAGTC TGACAGCATGGATGCGCAACCAGCCAGCAGCTTGGAGTCTCCAACAAGCAATGTCTCCAGCGCTCCCCAGGCCACGGTCATTCCCGGTGCAGACTCGCTCATCGGCGACCTCCTGGACATGGACCTGGGCGGCCCCACCCCCTTCCAGCAACAGCAGATGTACCAACAAATGCCGCAGCAGTCGCAGCCTCAACAGAGCGGTGTCGTCGACTTCTTGGGAGGCGAAGGTCTTGATTCTCTG CTTGGTGGAGGCGGGGGAATGGACAGTCTTGGTGGTCTGGGCGATATATTTGGTGCAGCCTCCTCAAACTCCTACGTTCCTCCCGCCGAG GTGTGGTTACCAGCGTCTAAAGGCAAAGGTCTGGAGATAAACGGCACCTTCGCCAGGAAAAACGGACAGATCTTTATGGAGCTGACATTCACCAACAAAGCTATGCAGCCAATGGTAGGCTTTGCCATACAGTTCAACAGAAACAG TTTTGGTCTGACGCCAGCCTCGCCCCTGCAGGTTCAGAGCCCCCTCATCCCCAACAGCAGTGCCAGCGCGTCTCTCCAGCTCAATACGTCGGGACAGATTCAGAAGATGGACCCCCTCCTGATGGTGCAG GTGGCGGTGAAGAACAGCATCGACGTCTTCTACTTCAGCTCCATGATCCCACAGCATGTCCTGTTCACCGAAGACGGAGAGATGGACAAGAAAGAGTTCCTGGCATCGTGGAAAGAGATCCCCACCACCAACGAAGTGCAATACGTCATCACCGATGTGCAGCATAATGCCG
- the LOC138976512 gene encoding AP-1 complex subunit beta-1-like isoform X1 has product MTDSKYFTTTKKGEIFELKAELNSDKKEKKKEAVKKVIASMTVGKDVSALFTDVVNCMQTENLELKKLVYLYLMNYAKSQSDTAIISVNTFVKDCEDSNPLIRALAVRTMGCIRVDKITEYLCEPLRKCLKDEDPYVRKTAAVCVAKMHDINAQLVEDQGFLDLLKDLLSDSNPMVVANAVAAISEILETSPTAQQSLEMNIGTINKLLTALNECSEWGQVFILDAISNYNPKDDKEAQSICERVTPRLAHANAAVVLSAVKVIMKLMEMLDPHSDYITMLVKKLSPPLVTLLSAEPEIQYVALRNINLIVQKRSDILKAEMKVFFVKYNDPIYVKLEKLDIMIRLTNQGNIAQVLAELKEYATEVDVDFVRKSVRAIGRCAIKVEQAAERCVSTLLDLIQTKVNYVVQEAIVVIKDIFRKYPNKYESIIATLCENLDTLDEPEARASMIWIIGEYAERIDNADELLESFLEGFQDENTQVQLQLLTAIVKLFLKRPTDTQELVQQVLSLATQDSDNPDLRDRGYIYWRLLSTDPAAAKEVVLAEKPLISEETDLLEPTLLDELICHISSLASVYHKPPNAFVEGKASLRRSLPPRSQSDSMDAQPASSLESPTSNVSSAPQATVIPGADSLIGDLLDMDLGGPTPFQQQQMYQQMPQQSQPQQSGVVDFLGGEGLDSLLGGGGGMDSLGGLGDIFGAASSNSYVPPAEVWLPASKGKGLEINGTFARKNGQIFMELTFTNKAMQPMVGFAIQFNRNSFGLTPASPLQVQSPLIPNSSASASLQLNTSGQIQKMDPLLMVQVAVKNSIDVFYFSSMIPQHVLFTEDGEMDKKEFLASWKEIPTTNEVQYVITDVQHNADTVSQKLRNNNIFTIAKRNVEGQDMLYQSLKLTNGIKVLAELKIAPGNPNFTVNNTTPVCDTLHLSMKCRVLDIYTGIQTAYDTILHN; this is encoded by the exons ATGACGGACTCCAAATATTTTACCACCACCAAGAAAG gTGAAATATTTGAGCTGAAAGCTGAGCTGAACAGTgacaagaaggagaagaagaaggaggcagtgaagaAGGTCATTGCTAGCATGACAGTTGGCAAAGATGTCAG TGCCCTGTTTACTGATGTGGTCAACTGCATGCAAACTGAAAACCTGGAGCTGAAAAAACTGGTGTACCTCTACCTGATGAACTATGCCAAGTCCCAGTCTGACACTGCCATCATCTCTGTCAACACCTTTGTCAAG GACTGTGAGGATTCGAACCCTCTGATCCGTGCACTAGCTGTGCGCACCATGGGCTGTATCCGGGTGGACAAGATCACGGAGTACCTGTGCGAACCTCTGCGCAAGTGCCTGAAGGACGAGGACCCGTACGTGCGAAAGACAGCGGCCGTGTGCGTGGCTAAGATGCACGACATCAACGCTCAGCTGGTAGAGGATCAGGGTTTCCTGGATCTCTTGAAGGACCTGCTGTCGGATTCAAACCCCATG GTTGTTGCCAATGCTGTGGCAGCCATCTCTGAGATCCTGGAGACATCTCCCACAGCTCAGCAGAGTCTGGAGATGAACATCGGCACCATCAACAAGCTGCTGACTGCTCTCAACGAGTGTTCAGA GTGGGGTCAGGTATTCATCCTGGATGCCATCTCCAACTACAACCCCAAGGATGACAAGGAGGCACAGAG TATCTGTGAGAGAGTGACGCCTCGTCTGGCCCACGCCAACGCTGCTGTTGTGCTGTCGGCCGTCAAG GTGATCATGAAGCTGATGGAGATGCTGGACCCTCACAGCGACTACATCACCATGCTGGTCAAGAAACTGTCACCGCCCCTCGTCACTCTGCTCTCCGCTGAACCCGAGATCCAGTATGTGGCACTGCGCAACATCAACCTCATTGTGCAGAAAAG GTCTGACATTCTGAAGGCGGAGATGAAGGTGTTCTTTGTGAAGTACAACGACCCCATCTACGTGAAGCTGGAGAAACTGGACATCATGATTCGTCTGACCAACCAGGGCAACATTGCTCAGGTCCTGGCCGAACTGAAAGA GTACGCCACAGAGGTGGACGTTGACTTTGTGCGCAAGTCGGTGCGAGCCATCGGTCGCTGTGCCATTAAGGTGGAACAGGCAGCCGAGCGCTGTGTCAGTACACTGCTCGACCTTATCCAGACCAAGGTCAACTACGTCGTGCAGGAGGCCATCGTCGTCATCAAG GACATTTTCCGCAAGTACCCCAACAAGTATGAGAGCATCATCGCCACACTGTGTGAAAACCTTGACACACTGGATGAGCCTGAAGCAAG AGCTTCAATGATCTGGATCATCGGAGAATATGCTGAGCGTATCGACAATGCCGATGAACTGCTGGAGAGTTTTCTGGAGGGCTTTCAGGATGAGAACACGCAG GTGCAACTGCAGCTGCTGACAGCCATTGTCAAGCTGTTCCTGAAGCGCCCCACAGACACCCAGGAGCTGGTGCAGCAGGTGCTCTCACTGGCAACACAG GACAGCGACAACCCTGACCTTCGCGACCGCGGCTACATCTACTGGCGTCTGCTGTCCACCGACCCTGCCGCTGCCAAGGAGGTGGTGCTGGCCGAAAAGCCGCTCATCTCGGAAGAAACGGACCTCCTGGAACCCACACTGCTGGACGAGTTGATCTGCCACATCTCCAGCCTGGCGTCGGTCTACCACAAACCTCCCAACGCTTTTGTGGAGGGCAAGGCCTCCCTGCGCCGCTCCCTGCCGCCCAGATCGCAGTC TGACAGCATGGATGCGCAACCAGCCAGCAGCTTGGAGTCTCCAACAAGCAATGTCTCCAGCGCTCCCCAGGCCACGGTCATTCCCGGTGCAGACTCGCTCATCGGCGACCTCCTGGACATGGACCTGGGCGGCCCCACCCCCTTCCAGCAACAGCAGATGTACCAACAAATGCCGCAGCAGTCGCAGCCTCAACAGAGCGGTGTCGTCGACTTCTTGGGAGGCGAAGGTCTTGATTCTCTG CTTGGTGGAGGCGGGGGAATGGACAGTCTTGGTGGTCTGGGCGATATATTTGGTGCAGCCTCCTCAAACTCCTACGTTCCTCCCGCCGAG GTGTGGTTACCAGCGTCTAAAGGCAAAGGTCTGGAGATAAACGGCACCTTCGCCAGGAAAAACGGACAGATCTTTATGGAGCTGACATTCACCAACAAAGCTATGCAGCCAATGGTAGGCTTTGCCATACAGTTCAACAGAAACAG TTTTGGTCTGACGCCAGCCTCGCCCCTGCAGGTTCAGAGCCCCCTCATCCCCAACAGCAGTGCCAGCGCGTCTCTCCAGCTCAATACGTCGGGACAGATTCAGAAGATGGACCCCCTCCTGATGGTGCAG GTGGCGGTGAAGAACAGCATCGACGTCTTCTACTTCAGCTCCATGATCCCACAGCATGTCCTGTTCACCGAAGACGGAGAGATGGACAAGAAAGAGTTCCTGGCATCGTGGAAAGAGATCCCCACCACCAACGAAGTGCAATACGTCATCACCGATGTGCAGCATAATGCCG